A window of Paraburkholderia sp. ZP32-5 genomic DNA:
TTTTTCCGCGTGACGTTGCCGCTCGCCACGCGCGGCATCCTCGCCGGCGGGCTGCTCGCATTCGCGCGCGCGCTCGGCGAATTCGGCGCGACGCTGATGATCGCCGGCAACCTGCCGGGCCGCACGCAGACGCTGTCGGTCGCGGTCTATTCGGCGGTGCAGGCCGGCGACGACAGCACCGCCAATTTGCTCGTGATCGTCACCTCCATCACCTGCGTGACGATCCTGCTGCTCGCGGGGCGCCTCGTGCCGCAGCACACGCTTCTGAGGTCGCGCTGACATGCCGCTCGACGTCGCCATCCGCAAAACCTTCGAAAGCGCCGAGCGGAGCTTTACGCTCGATGTCGCGTTCAGCGCGAATACGCAGCGACTCGTGCTGTACGGGCCGTCCGGCGCGGGCAAGAGCCTGACCTTGCAGGCGATCGCCGGCTTGCTGCGCCCCGATGAAGGATCGATCACACTGCACGGCATTACGCTGTTCGATAGCGCAAGCGGTGTCGATCAGAAGCCGCAGGCACGCAAGATCGCATATCTGTTCCAGGACTACGCGCTGTTTCCGCATCTGAACGTGCGGCAGAACATCGGCTTCGGGCTGCGTCAGGGCTGGTTCAATCCGCGTGCGCGCGGCGCGCATCCGCAGGTCGACTACTGGCTTGAAGCGCTGGAGTTGAAGGCGGTCGCCGGCAACCATCCGGCGCAGTTGTCGGGCGGGCAGAAACAGCGTGTCGCGCTCGCGCGGGCGCTGGTTTCGCAGCCACGTCTGCTATTGCTCGACGAACCGTTTTCCGCGCTCGATAGCGCGCTGCGTCAGCGCATGCGGCGCGAGCTGTCTGACCTGCAAACGCGGCTCGATATTCCGATGGTGCTGATCACGCACGATCCCGATGACGTGGCCGCTTTCGGCGATCAGGTCGTGCAGGTCAATGACGGTCGCGTGCGCGAGGATCATCCGTTCACAGGGTACGCGCGGAATGAAGCGCCGCAAGGCTAAGCGCCGCGACGCGCGGCGCACTCGATCGGCTCAAGCACGCCCGCGCGGTTTCATCCGCGCATCCGCATCCGCATCCGCGGCGCTCAATCCTTCACGCCGAGTATCACGCTCGATGCCTTGAACGCAGCCACCGCGCTCGCGCCCTCCCGCAAACCGAGCGTCTCGACGCTTTCGTTGGTGACCACCGCGGTGATCACCGCGCCGCCGTCGAGCGCGAGCGACACCTCCGCGTTGACCGCGCCGTGCTTCACGCTTTGCACGGTGCCACGCAACTGGTTGCGCGCCGACAGCTTCAACGGCGTGCCGTCTTCGCCATCGACGAAAAGCACGACCCACGACGCCTTGATCAGCGCGAACGCCGCCACGCCCTCGGCCAACGCCAACGCCTCGGTGCTCTCGTGCGTGAGCACGGCGACGATCGTCTGACCGCCCGGCAGCGCGAGCGACACTTCGTCGTTGACGGTGCCGCGCGTGATCCTCGACACCGTGCCGTAGAACTGGTTGCGCGCGCTCGTTTTCATACCGATGCGGCCGATCAGATCCCAGTCCGTCGCGAAGCCTTCGATGGCCGCGCCCGCGCGTTCGAGAAAGCGCCGATGCTCGCGCTCGACCGCGCGAAACGTCTCGATCAGCTTGACCGCGCGCGGCGTCAGCGTGGTGCCGCCACCACCCTTGCCGCCGGTCATACGCACGACGAGCGGTTCGCCGGCGAGGTTGTTCATCGTATCGACGGCATCCCATGCGCCCTTGTAGCTGATGCCCACCGCTTTCGCCGCACTCGTGATCGAACCGGTTTCGCCGATCGCCGCAAGCAGCGCGATGCGCGACGCGCCGCCGAGCGTCTGGGCACCCGCCTGAAACCAGACAGAGCCGCCGAGTTCGAGAGGTTCGCGGGAAGCATCGGAGCGGTCGTTGGTCATAGCGAGGAGCGGTTGAAGGTCTGAGGAACGGCGACGAATTAATTATAGCGACGGGCTTCTCGACGTCCGGATGCCTGAATGGATCACAGCGGTTCGCGGAGATACGCATTGCGCGGCTTTTTCACTGCAGCCGCCTCACCTCCGCGAGACGCCTAACCCTTGTCCGCAAACAGAGGGTTGTCGGCCACGACTTTCAGCAGGAAATCCATCACCGCCCGTATTTGCGGCGAGCCGCGCAGGTCCTGATGAACGGCCATCCAGATATCTCGCGAAAACGGCTCGCCTTCGTACGGCACGCGCTGCAGCTTCGGATCACGATCCGCCAGAAAATCAGGCAGCCCCGCCACACCGGCGCCTGCCCGAGCCGCGACCAGATGGCCGTTGATATCGCTGATTTCGCAAGCAATCGGCCGTTTCCCGGCAACGCTCATCACCCACTTCTGCTGCGACACACCGACGAAGCCGGCGTCATAGGCAATGAACTCCCACGCGGACGGCTCGTGCAGATGCGGATAGTCCTTGCTCGCGTATAAGCCAAACGACACGCGCCCCAGCTTGCGCACGACGCTCGTCGGTTCCTCCGGCCGGGTCAATCTCAGCACGATGTCTGCTTCCCGGCGGCTGAGGGACACCCGGCGGGCTTCGCACGAAACCGACAGTTGCACGCCCGGATTGGCGCGACGAAAGTCCGCCAGATGATTGACCAGAAAATTCGCCACGAGCACCGGCGGCGCGCTTAGCGTGACCTTGCCGCTCAGCGGCGAGCGGCTCGCCTCCAGGAATCGTTCGACGGCGTACGCGCCCTCTTCCATCTGCTGCGCCAGTTCGAACAGGCGCTGGCCGATCGGCGTGAGCTTGCAGGTTCTGGGCTGGCGCTCGATCAGGCGCACGTCGAGTTCACTCTCCAGTGCGCTCAAACGCCGGCTCACCGTCGCGTGATCGACCTTAAGGGTTCGGGCGGCACCCGACATCGTGCCGATGCGCGCGACAGCCACGAAATAGCGGATATTTTCCCAATCGAACATCGGTGCATTAATGCAAGGCAGGATTGCAGGTTTGGGGAATATTCGCACAAGTCGGCGCTCCCTATCATCGGACCATGCCAACCGCCAAGGTTATTGCCGATGAGCCTCTCCGTGCGCCGCGACCGATATCGCACGTTCACCGACCCGTTGATTCTCGGGCCAGTGCTTTCGGTTGCCCTCCTTGCCGCCGTCGCGAAGGCCGCGCTTCTGACTGGCGTGATCTACGTGCTGTTTCCCGAACTGGCCGCGCTCAGCTATGACGTCTTCAAGCGCCCGGCGGGAGCGTGGGCACGCGCACCGCTGATGCTCGCCGTTACGCCCGCTGTCACCGCCGCAATGGGTACCGCGTTCACGCGACTGCTGCCGTATAGCCTGGGCTCCGTGGCGATGACGGTTGCAGGCGCGATCCTGATCGTCCGCTGCATGCGTTCGCCGATCGTGCCGGCCATTTCCGCCGCCTTTCTGCCGCTCGTGTTCGGTATCACGAGCTGGTGGTATCCGGTGTCGATCGCCGCCGTGATGACCTTTCTGGCGGTTGCGTCCGCGACCTACGGTCGGATCGTGGCACCCGATGAAGTGCACCAGCCATCTACGCCGAACGCCCGCGCAGAAGCCAGTGAAATGCAACCTGCGCGCGCGATCGGCATGTGGCCGTCCTTGTTCGTTTTCACCGCCGTTCTTCTGCTGGTGTACGGATTAGCCGCCATCACCGGTATGCGGCTGATTCTGTTTCCGCCACTCGTCGTAATCGCTTTCGACATGTTCGTTCACGCCAACGTGCGTCAGCAGGCGCAGCGGCACGTTGCGTTGCCGTTTGTCTGCACGATCACCGCCGGCGCCGGAGTCATCGCGTTGCTGGCGTTTGGCGCGGGCCCGCTATCCGTCGTCGCTTCGTTGCTGGTCGGCGTCGTCACGTTGCGCGCGCTGCGTCTGCACTTTCCGCCCGCGCTGACGGTGGGTCTTTTGCCGCAAATCATGTCGCACGCCGACTGGCGTTTCGTGCTCGCCGTCGCGTTGGGCACCACGACGCTAATCGGCGCGGCTTTGCTCGCGCGGCCGTTTTTTCTCGATCAACGCGATCAACACACTCCGTTCACAACGGGATGACTGATCGGGCGCATCGCACTGCATGCGCGATGCCTGCCGCCATTCGTTTTTTACCGCCTCAAAGGAAAACATCATGCCTCGCCTTTATACGATCACCGCATCCGAAGCCACGGGTCGCGCAGCCGAATTGTTTAACGCCGTCAAACAGGCCGTCGGCAAGGTACCGAATTCCTACGTTGGAATCGGCGCGAATAGTCCGGTCGCACTGGAGGCAGTACTGAGTCTCGAGGCATCGCTGAAAAAAAGCAGCCTGAGCGCGCGGGATATCGAAGTCGTCAAACTGGTGGTCAGCGAGACGACCGGCTGTGACTACTGCCTCGCCGCACACACGCTGATGAGCAAGAAGATCGGTCTCGATCGCGAAGCCATTCTGGCGTTGCGGGAAGCCCGGCCGACGGGCAACGCGCGGGACGATGCATTGGCCACGTTCGTGTTCAATCTGCTGACGACGAGCGGCACGGTTCAGGCCGATGTGATCACCGCGATCAAACAGGCGGGCGTCACCGACGCGCAGATCGTCGACGTGACGATGGCGATCGCCAGCATCGCGTTCACCAATCTGTTCAACCGTATCAACGACACGACGCTCGATTTCCCGGCTGCGGATTAAGCGCGGTTTGATTAGACGCGGCCCGGGCTCTGCTTCAATCTGCCGACTCTAAGGATGAAGGAACAGAGCCCCGCCGCGACAATCCGGGCTACACACCTACAGCCAGCGCCAGATCCCCGCTGGCACACCGGCGAGCGGCATATGAGCCCACGTCGCCACCAGCCACACGACGAGGCCGCCCGCCAGCGCGTGCATGCCGAACCCGCCGAGCTGCGCGCGACCGGCGGCGATCGCCGCGAATGGAAAGTAGCTCGTCTTCGCCTCCCATGCCGGCCACAGATCGGGTTGCAGCCGCTGCTTTTTGCGGTCCTGCAACGCGGCGCCGACCAGCGCGAGGACCACGATAGCGGTCCCAAGGACAACGTTCCGCGTGGTCGGCGACAAGGCGATATGGCACAGGCCCCACAACGCGAACGACCACATCATCGGATGGCGTGTCACCGCATACACGCCGCGCGCGGTTTCAGGAAGCGAGCCCGGCCGGCGGCCGGTGGGCATCGCCGGATTGCGGATCAGCGAACCCATCAGCAGGATCGACGCGATCAGCATGAGCACAGCCACGATCGCCCAGAGTGCGTTGCCTACCGGCGGTAGCGGCGACACGGGTGTGTTTCGGTAAGCCACGATCAGCCAGCCAAACGTCACGATCGCAACCAGCGAATAGACGCCCTGGAAGCCGACCTCGCCAAGCGCGCCGACCAGATGCCTGCGCAACGGATGAGACAGTAGAAAGTGACTGCCGACAAAGGCGACTGCCGCCGCCACAAGAGTTTCGACGCTTCCCATTTGGCGCGGCTCCTCAAGTCTTGTCATCGGTTGAACGATTGTTCATGAACTGACCGGGATGTCGTGCGGCGAGCGTCGAGACGCGTCGCCGCAGAGCAAGCTTACACCGCGTGCCGGCTTCTATCCGGGGCGGTGCCAGTCGCAATGCCAGCAATGCCCGAGCTGAATCTTGGGTTGCGTCTGCCGTATGCCGTTACTCGGCGAGACTGCCAATAAACTGCCTGATATTGTCCAGCACGGGGCGCTGATCGCCCGCGAAGGCCCAGTGATCCGCGCCGTCGAGTTCGACGAAGCGCGCGTGTGCGATGTGGCTGGCGAGATGCCGGCCAGCTCCGATGCGAACCGCGCGATCGCCATGACGGTGAAGGACCAGGGTGGGTGCGGAAATGCGCGGCAAGAGATCTCGCACATCCATATCCCGCAACGCCTCGAGCACGCCTGTGAGCGCCCCCGGGCTCGATGCGGCCCGCAGCAAGCCCGCCCACCAGGCTCTCGCCTGCGGATCGTCGGACAGGCTCGGCGCGAATGTCTCGATGCCGGCAGGGCCGCCCCAGACGGCGACGAGTTGCTGTAGCCACATGTCGTACTGACCGGCCTGCAGCGCGTGCGAGTAGTCGAGCGCCGCGCTTCCCTTCGCCAACGAGGCGAACAGAATGAGGCCGGCCACTCGATCGGGGTGATCGACGGCAAATTGGATGCACGCCGGTCCGCCCTCGGACGCGCCGAACAGCACAACCCGGCGGCTGCCGGCGGCATCAAGTACGGTGCCGATGTCCTGCGCGGTCGCGCCGACACTGGGATTGAATCCGACCCGATCGGACAGCCCAATGCCGCGACGATCGAGCAGGATCAGACGACCCATACCGGCGACAGAAGACAGGAACGCCCGGCAGCGGGGCTCCTCCCAAACCCGTTCGACGTGGGACACGAAACCGGGCAGCACCAGCACGTCCATGCGGCCGGCGCCATACGTCTGAAACGCGAGATGGACGCCGCCACCGCTGACATAGCGCGTCGGCGGCGCCTCGACAGGCATCGATGCGCCGGCGTTCAGCAGCGCGCGGGTTGCCGTTTCGGGCGCCACATCGAGTTCGTTGCGAAGGCGCTGTGTCAGAGCCTCGAAGTGGCGCTCGGCCGTGGCGCGATCTCCGGCGAGCAGCAGATTGCGGATCAGGTGTCGGCCATACACCTCGCTGAGCGGATCGAACTCGACGAGACGGCCGGCGTACACGGCCGCGTCTGCGTAGTCGCCCGCCGCATGCCTGTCGTGCACGACTCGTTCGAGCGCCTGGATCGCCCGTCCCCGCAAGGCCTCACGGCGAAAGAAAGCCCACTCGTCGAACTGCGGGCAGCTACCAGGCGTAAAGCCCGCGAGAAAGTCGCCGGGGTAAAGACGGCAAGCCCGCTCGAACTCGCCGCGGTCGCAGGCTTGCTCGAACAGATGGGAATCCACTTGCAGGTCGATCGTTGCCGACCATCGAACCGTCGACCGGTCGATGGTGAGAACGTCATCGCCAAGCAAAAGCTGGAGGCGATGCAACAGGCGGCGCAGCCGCGCCCGTACCAGGTCTTCGGGGCTTTCCGGCCACAACATCGTGGCGATGGCTTCGCGCCCGACGGGGCCAGTTGCTTCGGCCATGTAGATCAGCAGCGCCAGGCCTTTGCGCAAGGCCAACTGGCACAGCCGGTCGTCCCGACGGATCTCCGGAAATCCAAGCGTCCGCACGCTGAACAGAGCCATGGCGAAGCGACCTTCAATGAATGCGTCCGGGGGACGCTCAGGGGACGAGGCAATCCTAGCATTCGCCGCAGACGATGGTCGGTCGACTCATCGCGAAGAATCGAACTGGAGGATTGCCATGTCGAACCTGGGCAAGCATGCGATCGTAATTGGCGCCAGCATGGGCGGACTGCTGGCCGCCCGCGCACTCGCGGATTTCTATACCACCGTCACCGTGCTCGAACGCGATGCGTTTCCGGCCGCGGACACTGCACGCAAGGGCGTGCCGCAGGGTCGCCACACTCATGGGCTGCTTGCGCGCGGCAGCGCGGTCATCGAGGAATTTTTCCCGGGATATAACGCCGAGGTGGTCGAGCGCAGCGGCGGCCTGATCGGGGATGTCGCCAACGATGTGATCTGGATGGGCCGCAACGTCAGGCTGGCTAGCGGCGCGAGCGACCTGATCGGCCTGATCGCGAGCCGACCTGTGCTCGAAGGCCATCTGCGCCGACGGCTTCTCGCGTTGCCGAACGTGCGCGCGATCGAAAGCTGCGCGGTGCAGGGTCTTGCCACCGACTCCACTCGCAAGCGCGTAACGGGGGTGCGCGCATGTGTCGATGGCAAGCCGGAGGAAACCATCGAAGCAGACCTTGTCGTTGATGCGACTGGCCGCGGCTCATCGACTGCGGCGTGGCTTGAAGCGCTCGGCTACGAAGCGCCTGCCAGCGAGAAGGTCGAGATTGGAATCTGCTACACGACCCGTACCTATCGACGTCGGCCGACCGACCTCGACGGCAGGCAAGGCATCGTCGTCGCCGGCAGTGCGCCCAACTGGCGCAGCGGCGTCATGCTTGCGCAGGAAAACGACAGCTGGATCATCAGTACAGGCGGCTTTCTTGGCGACGACGCACCCGACAATGACGAGGGCTTTCTCGCTTATCTGGCGACGCTGCCGACCATGGAGATTCACGACGTAGCCGCGCGAGCGGAGCCGCTCACCGAATTCAGACGCTATCGCTATGCGTCCAGTCTGCGCCGGCGCTACGAGAAGCTCGCGCGCTTCCCCGACAACTACCTGGTTTTCGGCGATGCCATCTGCAGCTTTAACCCGGTCTATGGGCAAGGTATGACGGTCGCGGCAGAAGAAGCACTGATGCTGCAGCAGTGCTTGCGCGCGGGCTCCGACGAGCTTGCGCGTCGATTCTTCGGAGCCGCCGCGAGGATCGTCGATATTCCGTGGGACATCGCAGTCGGCAACGACCTCCGCCATCCCAAAGTAAAGGGCGCACGGCCGCCGATGCAGCGTTTCATCAACTGGTACATCGGCAAGCTTCATGTCGCCGCTGCGAAGGACAGTACGCTGGCCGTATCGTTTCTGAAGGTCGTCAATCTGATGATCCCGCCTTCGTCGCTGCTCAGCCCCACAATCGCCTGGCGGGTCTGGCGGGGCAACCTGCCGACCGCGCTATCCGTATCCTCGTCCGCGGTCGAGCGAGCGACCTGACCACGAGAGTATCGAACACGTGTTTGCCGCGGGCCGACTTCCATTCGATATTCGTCGGCCACATGACGACACTTCGCCCATCCGCATTCCGCCGATAACGCGGAAACCCACGCCAGACAAGCTTTCCGTAAGGTGGCACGGACGCTGCATCAAGCAGCGTCCAGCCGTAGCACGACCCACGCATCAATCCAATCCGGATGGTCCGCACCGAATGCACGCCTGGGCCTCATGTGTCGCGCCCCATTCGGGCCGATACGCGATCCATCACGCCTTTCTGGAGCACGCCGTGTTCATTCTGTTCATCCATCTATACGAGTTGTTTGAAAAGGCACTTGACCGTGCCGAACACAGTCGTCGCGACGCGTATCTCGCGTCCGCCGCCGACATCGGCGAACTAGAACGCCGCATGCACGGGATGGAGATTTGACCGCTGGGGTATGCGATCTCGAAGCGGACCGCCAACGATGCGAGCCGCGGAGACTATCGGGGCGCAACGACCTGATTCATTAATTATCGGGGGTGGCCGCGACGCATGCGAAGCGCCGCGGCACTCAGTTCACTAGCAGAGGTAGCACAATGAAACGCTCGACTATTGCCGCACGATTGCTCTTTGGAGCGTTGATGACCGTAGCGCTCGTGACCTTGGACCAGGTCACGCTGGCGGCCACCATGGGCGATGGTCCGGATGCCATCCGGATCGAAGCTGCGACAACACTTGGTGCTCCAGCAAAACATGAACAGGAAACGGCCAACGCGCATTCACCGCTCACGTTGCTCGTTCAGTCGCCTGCTGGCAGCACACTCCGGCTCACCTACATACAGGACGACGGCTGGACGTTCGACGACCGCGATGCCAGTCTCGAGCCGACCGAAGGACGCGTTACCCCGGCGGCGGTGTCGCCGCAGAAAGAAGACACTATCAGCCATCCTCTAACGGTATTCATCGATGGGCCGAGCGGCTATACCTACGTCTGGCTACGCGACCAGGGTTGGAAGTTTGTCGGTCGGATCACTAATCAAACAAAATAGCGCCGCGCGAAGTGGAGTCTCTTAGCCATGCGAAGCCGACGCAACACCGGATTGCAGCACCGGTAAAGGACCGTGCAATGGACAGCCACCATAGCGCGCGACTGTCGACACGGCGCTGGGCGGTGGCAGTCGTAGTCATGATTGCGGTTGCACGGCCGACAGTGGCCGATGATGTGAACGCCGGGCGTGCTGATCATCCGCAGACCAACGACGCCATCGTCAACGCCTGGCGTATCCTGCGCACCGTCGACTGTGCCCGCTGCCATGGCAAGGATTACGAGGGCCTGGCCGCGCCCTCGATCGTCGATTACGCGCGTACGCAGAGCCGCGACAGTTTTGTCCGGATGGTGCTTGACGGTGCCCTGTCTCGCGGGATGCCCGCGTATCGCGACAACGCGTTGATTGCCGGACACATCGACGATATTTATCGGTACTTTCGCGGTCGTGCCGACGGCACGATCCGCGCCGATCCGCGTGCCGGTGTCGACAGGTGAGCCGACGACGCATTGGCTCTGCCGGCTGCATCCGATTGCTTAGGTCGCGTGCTTACGTCGCGTACTTACGTCGCGTATTGAGCAATCCCATGGCCGAAC
This region includes:
- a CDS encoding sulfate/molybdate ABC transporter ATP-binding protein — protein: MPLDVAIRKTFESAERSFTLDVAFSANTQRLVLYGPSGAGKSLTLQAIAGLLRPDEGSITLHGITLFDSASGVDQKPQARKIAYLFQDYALFPHLNVRQNIGFGLRQGWFNPRARGAHPQVDYWLEALELKAVAGNHPAQLSGGQKQRVALARALVSQPRLLLLDEPFSALDSALRQRMRRELSDLQTRLDIPMVLITHDPDDVAAFGDQVVQVNDGRVREDHPFTGYARNEAPQG
- a CDS encoding TOBE domain-containing protein — its product is MTNDRSDASREPLELGGSVWFQAGAQTLGGASRIALLAAIGETGSITSAAKAVGISYKGAWDAVDTMNNLAGEPLVVRMTGGKGGGGTTLTPRAVKLIETFRAVEREHRRFLERAGAAIEGFATDWDLIGRIGMKTSARNQFYGTVSRITRGTVNDEVSLALPGGQTIVAVLTHESTEALALAEGVAAFALIKASWVVLFVDGEDGTPLKLSARNQLRGTVQSVKHGAVNAEVSLALDGGAVITAVVTNESVETLGLREGASAVAAFKASSVILGVKD
- a CDS encoding LysR family transcriptional regulator, producing the protein MFDWENIRYFVAVARIGTMSGAARTLKVDHATVSRRLSALESELDVRLIERQPRTCKLTPIGQRLFELAQQMEEGAYAVERFLEASRSPLSGKVTLSAPPVLVANFLVNHLADFRRANPGVQLSVSCEARRVSLSRREADIVLRLTRPEEPTSVVRKLGRVSFGLYASKDYPHLHEPSAWEFIAYDAGFVGVSQQKWVMSVAGKRPIACEISDINGHLVAARAGAGVAGLPDFLADRDPKLQRVPYEGEPFSRDIWMAVHQDLRGSPQIRAVMDFLLKVVADNPLFADKG
- a CDS encoding HPP family protein; the protein is MSLSVRRDRYRTFTDPLILGPVLSVALLAAVAKAALLTGVIYVLFPELAALSYDVFKRPAGAWARAPLMLAVTPAVTAAMGTAFTRLLPYSLGSVAMTVAGAILIVRCMRSPIVPAISAAFLPLVFGITSWWYPVSIAAVMTFLAVASATYGRIVAPDEVHQPSTPNARAEASEMQPARAIGMWPSLFVFTAVLLLVYGLAAITGMRLILFPPLVVIAFDMFVHANVRQQAQRHVALPFVCTITAGAGVIALLAFGAGPLSVVASLLVGVVTLRALRLHFPPALTVGLLPQIMSHADWRFVLAVALGTTTLIGAALLARPFFLDQRDQHTPFTTG
- a CDS encoding carboxymuconolactone decarboxylase family protein, which produces MPRLYTITASEATGRAAELFNAVKQAVGKVPNSYVGIGANSPVALEAVLSLEASLKKSSLSARDIEVVKLVVSETTGCDYCLAAHTLMSKKIGLDREAILALREARPTGNARDDALATFVFNLLTTSGTVQADVITAIKQAGVTDAQIVDVTMAIASIAFTNLFNRINDTTLDFPAAD
- a CDS encoding NnrU family protein, translating into MGSVETLVAAAVAFVGSHFLLSHPLRRHLVGALGEVGFQGVYSLVAIVTFGWLIVAYRNTPVSPLPPVGNALWAIVAVLMLIASILLMGSLIRNPAMPTGRRPGSLPETARGVYAVTRHPMMWSFALWGLCHIALSPTTRNVVLGTAIVVLALVGAALQDRKKQRLQPDLWPAWEAKTSYFPFAAIAAGRAQLGGFGMHALAGGLVVWLVATWAHMPLAGVPAGIWRWL
- a CDS encoding alpha/beta fold hydrolase produces the protein MALFSVRTLGFPEIRRDDRLCQLALRKGLALLIYMAEATGPVGREAIATMLWPESPEDLVRARLRRLLHRLQLLLGDDVLTIDRSTVRWSATIDLQVDSHLFEQACDRGEFERACRLYPGDFLAGFTPGSCPQFDEWAFFRREALRGRAIQALERVVHDRHAAGDYADAAVYAGRLVEFDPLSEVYGRHLIRNLLLAGDRATAERHFEALTQRLRNELDVAPETATRALLNAGASMPVEAPPTRYVSGGGVHLAFQTYGAGRMDVLVLPGFVSHVERVWEEPRCRAFLSSVAGMGRLILLDRRGIGLSDRVGFNPSVGATAQDIGTVLDAAGSRRVVLFGASEGGPACIQFAVDHPDRVAGLILFASLAKGSAALDYSHALQAGQYDMWLQQLVAVWGGPAGIETFAPSLSDDPQARAWWAGLLRAASSPGALTGVLEALRDMDVRDLLPRISAPTLVLHRHGDRAVRIGAGRHLASHIAHARFVELDGADHWAFAGDQRPVLDNIRQFIGSLAE
- a CDS encoding NAD(P)/FAD-dependent oxidoreductase gives rise to the protein MSNLGKHAIVIGASMGGLLAARALADFYTTVTVLERDAFPAADTARKGVPQGRHTHGLLARGSAVIEEFFPGYNAEVVERSGGLIGDVANDVIWMGRNVRLASGASDLIGLIASRPVLEGHLRRRLLALPNVRAIESCAVQGLATDSTRKRVTGVRACVDGKPEETIEADLVVDATGRGSSTAAWLEALGYEAPASEKVEIGICYTTRTYRRRPTDLDGRQGIVVAGSAPNWRSGVMLAQENDSWIISTGGFLGDDAPDNDEGFLAYLATLPTMEIHDVAARAEPLTEFRRYRYASSLRRRYEKLARFPDNYLVFGDAICSFNPVYGQGMTVAAEEALMLQQCLRAGSDELARRFFGAAARIVDIPWDIAVGNDLRHPKVKGARPPMQRFINWYIGKLHVAAAKDSTLAVSFLKVVNLMIPPSSLLSPTIAWRVWRGNLPTALSVSSSAVERAT
- a CDS encoding DUF3563 family protein; translation: MFILFIHLYELFEKALDRAEHSRRDAYLASAADIGELERRMHGMEI
- a CDS encoding c-type cytochrome, coding for MDSHHSARLSTRRWAVAVVVMIAVARPTVADDVNAGRADHPQTNDAIVNAWRILRTVDCARCHGKDYEGLAAPSIVDYARTQSRDSFVRMVLDGALSRGMPAYRDNALIAGHIDDIYRYFRGRADGTIRADPRAGVDR